A genomic stretch from Eptesicus fuscus isolate TK198812 chromosome 15, DD_ASM_mEF_20220401, whole genome shotgun sequence includes:
- the SLC46A2 gene encoding thymic stromal cotransporter homolog isoform X1 produces the protein MGLQATCPCWGYLSRLQVRTWIEPVVASTQVASSLYDAGLLLVLKESLGARVSNHSASPSPRGALEDQQQKAISNFYIIYNVVTGLTPLLPAYLLGWLSDRYHRKISICVALLGILLCRLTLLFKVLWDWPVEVMYWAVALNGLCGGLSAYWAGVISLGSLGSSEGGRSVRLIFIDLILGLGGFCGSMASGHLFQQMSEKAWQGLVLTACSVSCASFALFYSLLVLKVPKSVAKPRKALPAVDTVSGTIGTYRTLDPDQPDAQSVVGHPLSPGKAKPPKIMIVLLFLGAIIYDLAVVGTVDVMPLFVLRAPLSWNQVQVGYGMAAGYIIFITSFLGVLVFSRCFRDTTMIMIGMVSFGSGALLLSFVKETYMFYIARAVMLFALIPITTIRSAMSKLIKDSSYGKVFVILQLFLTLTWVVTSTMYNEIYQVTMEKFVGTCFALSSFLSFLAIVPIGIMAYKQASWLKHADITET, from the exons ATGGGTCTCCAggccacctgcccttgctggggCTACCTGTCTCGCCTCCAGGTGAGGACCTGGATCGAGCCCGTGGTGGCCTCCACTCAGGTGGCCAGCTCCCTCTACGATGCGGGGCTGCTCCTCGTGCTGAAGGAATCCTTGGGGGCCCGAGTCTCCAACCACAGCGCCAGCCCGTCGCCCCGGGGGGCTCTGGAGGACCAACAGCAGAAGGCCATCTCCAATTTCTACATCATCTACAACGTGGTGACGGGCCTGACGCCCCTGCTGCCTGCCTACCTCCTGGGCTGGCTCAGCGACCGCTACCACCGCAAGATCTCAATTTGCGTGGCCCTGCTGGGCATCCTGCTCTGCCGCCTCACGCTGCTGTTCAAGGTGCTGTGGGACTGGCCCGTGGAGGTGATGTACTGGGCCGTGGCGCTGAATGGACTCTGCGGAGGCCTCTCCGCGTACTGGGCCGGGGTTATATCGCTGGGCTCCCTCGGCTCCTCGGAGGGCGGCCGCTCGGTGCGCCTCATCTTTATTGACCTGATCCTGGGCCTGGGGGGATTCTGTGGGAGCATGGCCTCCGGGCATCTCTTCCAACAGATGTCTGAGAAAGCCTGGCAGGGCCTGGTGCTGACGGCCTGCAGCGTGAGCTGCGCCTCCTTTGCCCTCTTCTACAGCCTCTTGGTCCTGAAGGTCCCCAAGTCGGTGGCCAAGCCCAGAAAGGCACTCCCCGCTGTGGACACCGTGTCTGGCACGATTGGCACATATCGCACCCTGGATCCTGATCAGCCAGACGCGCAGAGTGTGGTGGGGCATCCTCTCTCTCCTGGGAAAGCAAAGCCCCCCAAAATCATGATTGTCCTGCTCTTTCTGGGTGCCATCATCTATGACCTGGCCGTGGTGGGCACAGTGGACGTGATGCCCCTGTTTGTGCTAAGGGCGCCTCTCAGTTGGAACCAGGTGCAGGTGGGCTATGGTATGGCCGCCGGGTACATCATCTTCATCACCAGTTTCCTGGGCGTCCTGGTCTTCTCCCGCTGCTTCCGGGACACCACCATGATCATGATTGGGATGGTCTCCTTTGGATCAGGAGCCCTCCTGTTGAGTTTTGTGAAGGAGACGTACATGTTCTACATTG CTCGAGCCGTCATGCTGTTTGCTCTCATCCCCATCACAACCATTCGATCAGCAATGTCCAAACTCATCAAGGACTCCTCATATG GAAAGGTGTTTGTCATCCTGCAGCTGTTCCTGACTCTGACCTGGGTGGTGACATCCACGATGTATAATGAGATCTATCAGGTCACCATGGAAAAGTTTGTCGGTACCTGCTttgctctctcctcctttctctccttcctggccATCGTTCCAATTGG CATCATGGCCTATAAACAAGCCTCATGGTTGAAACATGCAGACATCACAGAGACATGA
- the SLC46A2 gene encoding thymic stromal cotransporter homolog isoform X2, whose amino-acid sequence MGLQATCPCWGYLSRLQVRTWIEPVVASTQVASSLYDAGLLLVLKESLGARVSNHSASPSPRGALEDQQQKAISNFYIIYNVVTGLTPLLPAYLLGWLSDRYHRKISICVALLGILLCRLTLLFKVLWDWPVEVMYWAVALNGLCGGLSAYWAGVISLGSLGSSEGGRSVRLIFIDLILGLGGFCGSMASGHLFQQMSEKAWQGLVLTACSVSCASFALFYSLLVLKVPKSVAKPRKALPAVDTVSGTIGTYRTLDPDQPDAQSVVGHPLSPGKAKPPKIMIVLLFLGAIIYDLAVVGTVDVMPLFVLRAPLSWNQVQVGYGMAAGYIIFITSFLGVLVFSRCFRDTTMIMIGMVSFGSGALLLSFVKETYMFYIARAVMLFALIPITTIRSAMSKLIKDSSYGKVFVILQLFLTLTWVVTSTMYNEIYQVTMEKFVASWPINKPHG is encoded by the exons ATGGGTCTCCAggccacctgcccttgctggggCTACCTGTCTCGCCTCCAGGTGAGGACCTGGATCGAGCCCGTGGTGGCCTCCACTCAGGTGGCCAGCTCCCTCTACGATGCGGGGCTGCTCCTCGTGCTGAAGGAATCCTTGGGGGCCCGAGTCTCCAACCACAGCGCCAGCCCGTCGCCCCGGGGGGCTCTGGAGGACCAACAGCAGAAGGCCATCTCCAATTTCTACATCATCTACAACGTGGTGACGGGCCTGACGCCCCTGCTGCCTGCCTACCTCCTGGGCTGGCTCAGCGACCGCTACCACCGCAAGATCTCAATTTGCGTGGCCCTGCTGGGCATCCTGCTCTGCCGCCTCACGCTGCTGTTCAAGGTGCTGTGGGACTGGCCCGTGGAGGTGATGTACTGGGCCGTGGCGCTGAATGGACTCTGCGGAGGCCTCTCCGCGTACTGGGCCGGGGTTATATCGCTGGGCTCCCTCGGCTCCTCGGAGGGCGGCCGCTCGGTGCGCCTCATCTTTATTGACCTGATCCTGGGCCTGGGGGGATTCTGTGGGAGCATGGCCTCCGGGCATCTCTTCCAACAGATGTCTGAGAAAGCCTGGCAGGGCCTGGTGCTGACGGCCTGCAGCGTGAGCTGCGCCTCCTTTGCCCTCTTCTACAGCCTCTTGGTCCTGAAGGTCCCCAAGTCGGTGGCCAAGCCCAGAAAGGCACTCCCCGCTGTGGACACCGTGTCTGGCACGATTGGCACATATCGCACCCTGGATCCTGATCAGCCAGACGCGCAGAGTGTGGTGGGGCATCCTCTCTCTCCTGGGAAAGCAAAGCCCCCCAAAATCATGATTGTCCTGCTCTTTCTGGGTGCCATCATCTATGACCTGGCCGTGGTGGGCACAGTGGACGTGATGCCCCTGTTTGTGCTAAGGGCGCCTCTCAGTTGGAACCAGGTGCAGGTGGGCTATGGTATGGCCGCCGGGTACATCATCTTCATCACCAGTTTCCTGGGCGTCCTGGTCTTCTCCCGCTGCTTCCGGGACACCACCATGATCATGATTGGGATGGTCTCCTTTGGATCAGGAGCCCTCCTGTTGAGTTTTGTGAAGGAGACGTACATGTTCTACATTG CTCGAGCCGTCATGCTGTTTGCTCTCATCCCCATCACAACCATTCGATCAGCAATGTCCAAACTCATCAAGGACTCCTCATATG GAAAGGTGTTTGTCATCCTGCAGCTGTTCCTGACTCTGACCTGGGTGGTGACATCCACGATGTATAATGAGATCTATCAGGTCACCATGGAAAAGTTTGTCG CATCATGGCCTATAAACAAGCCTCATGGTTGA